One Acropora palmata chromosome 2, jaAcrPala1.3, whole genome shotgun sequence genomic window carries:
- the LOC141874911 gene encoding uncharacterized protein LOC141874911 isoform X2, whose protein sequence is MWHTTVTIYTILCTTTLTTHALFLSWDKNANLTEDDIFISARKFYIPSKKHVKVISELKNLTSYSLDERCEKGKPLSISWSLNEPYSSVMGPKIGNRIGFVARGIFPTVVQRIVRHCCNGSQIVYGRLLRSNREAEDHFSGQMYDLTFPVYESKMDKDLYRDQPFVKVVSAPRVMLLVYDGPKQTRTQSLVNTIFYAWPFLIFILVAAASSGLSVWLLESLFFSKEFSGEFYHGVWDGFWWAFVTMTTVGYGDRSPKSIPGRIFCFFWIITGINLIAIFTALVTATVTATTQPHFNVHGAKIGAVNGSEEFRLGVSLNFDMQAFGTPAQITSAVKNKEVEGVLIDNYALTRFSNLMEDDPIRLERTIEHPITYGLVLPTGSPRTAQCVRRYMDNYNHEIFEHIAKHLKPVKSSNSEKDYAVKEVEGLFYQESLFNRPMLS, encoded by the exons ATGTGGCACACCACTGTAACCATCTACACCATCCTGTGCACAACGACTTTGACCACGCATGCGCTTTTCCTTTCGTGGGACAAAAACGCAAATCTGACAGAAGATGACATCTTCATCAGCGCCAGGAAATTTTATATTCCTAgtaaaaaacatgttaaagtAATATCGGAACTTAAAAACCTCACTTCTTATTCGTTAGATGAACGCTGTGAAAAGGGAAAGCCTCTTTCGATATCTTGGAGCCTGAATGAGCCCTATTCGAGTGTCATGGGGCCCAAAATCGGCAACCGCATTGGTTTTGTCGCACGAGGAATCTTTCCAA CTGTTGTTCAGAGAATAGTTCGCCATTGCTGCAATGGCAGCCAAATTGTGTACGGGAGGTTACTGAGAAGCAATAGGGAAGCTGAAGACCATTTCTCTGGACAAATGTATGACTTAACGTTTCCTGTTTACGAGTCGAAGATGGACAAGGACTTGTACAGAGATCAGCCTTTTGTAAAAGTGGTATCAGCCCCCCGGGTTATGCTTTTGGTGTATGATGGACCCAAG CAAACGAGAACACAGAGTCTTGTGAACACGATATTTTATGCCTGGCCATTCCTGATTTTCATTCTCGTAGCAGCAGCTTCATCCGGGCTCAGCGTTTGGTTATTG GAGTCGCTCTTCTTCTCAAAAGAATTCTCCGGTGAATTTTACCATGGAGTCTGGGATGGATTCTGGTGGGCTTTTGTTACCATGACAACAGTGGG GTACGGCGACAGATCACCAAAATCCATTCCCGGGCgtattttctgtttcttctgGATTATCACTGGTATAAATCTCATTGCCATATTTACTGCCCTGGTAACCGCGACTGTGACAGCAACTACACAACCGCATTTCAACGTTCATGGTGCAAAG ATTGGTGCAGTAAATGGCAGTGAGGAGTTCAGGCTTGGGGTGAGCCTCAACTTTGACATGCAAG CATTTGGGACCCCAGCACAAATCACAAGTGCTGTGAAGAATAAGGAAGTGGAGGGCGTTTTGATTGACAACTACGCACTAACAAGATTCTCCAATTTAATGGAGGATGACCCCATACGCCTGGAGCGCACCATAGAGCATCCTATTACATATGGACTGGTGCTACCGACTGGTTCTCCAAGAACTGCGCAGTGCGTACGCCGTTATATGGACAACTACAATCATGAAATCTTTGAGCATATTGCAAAGCATCTCAAACCCGTTAAG AGTTCGAATTCAGAAAAAGACTATGCTGTAAAAGAGGTCGAGGGTCTTTTCTACCAGGAGAGCCTCTTTAATAGG CCAATGCTCAGTTGA
- the LOC141874911 gene encoding uncharacterized protein LOC141874911 isoform X1 encodes MWHTTVTIYTILCTTTLTTHALFLSWDKNANLTEDDIFISARKFYIPSKKHVKVISELKNLTSYSLDERCEKGKPLSISWSLNEPYSSVMGPKIGNRIGFVARGIFPTVVQRIVRHCCNGSQIVYGRLLRSNREAEDHFSGQMYDLTFPVYESKMDKDLYRDQPFVKVVSAPRVMLLVYDGPKQTRTQSLVNTIFYAWPFLIFILVAAASSGLSVWLLESLFFSKEFSGEFYHGVWDGFWWAFVTMTTVGYGDRSPKSIPGRIFCFFWIITGINLIAIFTALVTATVTATTQPHFNVHGAKIGAVNGSEEFRLGVSLNFDMQAFGTPAQITSAVKNKEVEGVLIDNYALTRFSNLMEDDPIRLERTIEHPITYGLVLPTGSPRTAQCVRRYMDNYNHEIFEHIAKHLKPVKSSNSEKDYAVKEVEGLFYQESLFNRVITIGGGVVGSLMFIGLVWEFSYWRKKHAGKDTCPVVRCNANAQLKEQHDDNETTTELTTIKPEKNLNLNPVEKQKEELIQNYNRFHKRWMDELMSTKLR; translated from the exons ATGTGGCACACCACTGTAACCATCTACACCATCCTGTGCACAACGACTTTGACCACGCATGCGCTTTTCCTTTCGTGGGACAAAAACGCAAATCTGACAGAAGATGACATCTTCATCAGCGCCAGGAAATTTTATATTCCTAgtaaaaaacatgttaaagtAATATCGGAACTTAAAAACCTCACTTCTTATTCGTTAGATGAACGCTGTGAAAAGGGAAAGCCTCTTTCGATATCTTGGAGCCTGAATGAGCCCTATTCGAGTGTCATGGGGCCCAAAATCGGCAACCGCATTGGTTTTGTCGCACGAGGAATCTTTCCAA CTGTTGTTCAGAGAATAGTTCGCCATTGCTGCAATGGCAGCCAAATTGTGTACGGGAGGTTACTGAGAAGCAATAGGGAAGCTGAAGACCATTTCTCTGGACAAATGTATGACTTAACGTTTCCTGTTTACGAGTCGAAGATGGACAAGGACTTGTACAGAGATCAGCCTTTTGTAAAAGTGGTATCAGCCCCCCGGGTTATGCTTTTGGTGTATGATGGACCCAAG CAAACGAGAACACAGAGTCTTGTGAACACGATATTTTATGCCTGGCCATTCCTGATTTTCATTCTCGTAGCAGCAGCTTCATCCGGGCTCAGCGTTTGGTTATTG GAGTCGCTCTTCTTCTCAAAAGAATTCTCCGGTGAATTTTACCATGGAGTCTGGGATGGATTCTGGTGGGCTTTTGTTACCATGACAACAGTGGG GTACGGCGACAGATCACCAAAATCCATTCCCGGGCgtattttctgtttcttctgGATTATCACTGGTATAAATCTCATTGCCATATTTACTGCCCTGGTAACCGCGACTGTGACAGCAACTACACAACCGCATTTCAACGTTCATGGTGCAAAG ATTGGTGCAGTAAATGGCAGTGAGGAGTTCAGGCTTGGGGTGAGCCTCAACTTTGACATGCAAG CATTTGGGACCCCAGCACAAATCACAAGTGCTGTGAAGAATAAGGAAGTGGAGGGCGTTTTGATTGACAACTACGCACTAACAAGATTCTCCAATTTAATGGAGGATGACCCCATACGCCTGGAGCGCACCATAGAGCATCCTATTACATATGGACTGGTGCTACCGACTGGTTCTCCAAGAACTGCGCAGTGCGTACGCCGTTATATGGACAACTACAATCATGAAATCTTTGAGCATATTGCAAAGCATCTCAAACCCGTTAAG AGTTCGAATTCAGAAAAAGACTATGCTGTAAAAGAGGTCGAGGGTCTTTTCTACCAGGAGAGCCTCTTTAATAGGGTGATTACAATTGGCGGCGGTGTTGTTGGAAGTCTTATGTTCATTGGACTTGTATGGGAATTTTCATATTGGCGAAAGAAACATGCTGGAAAGGACACATGTCCAGTTGTTCGTTGCAATG CCAATGCTCAGTTGAAAGAACAGCATGATGACAACGAGACGACAACGGAATTGACTACCATAAAACCggagaaaaatttgaatttgaatccAGTTGAGAAACAGAAGGAAGAGTTGATTCAAAATTACAACAGGTTTCACAAGCGCTGGATGGACGAGTTGATGAG